In Streptococcus sp. SN-1, a single genomic region encodes these proteins:
- a CDS encoding YSIRK-type signal peptide-containing protein (The YSIRK form of extended signal peptide directs nascent proteins to the cross-wall site, while signal peptides lacking YSIRK direct proteins instead to the cell pole. A large fraction of YSIRK proteins are surface proteins anchored by sortase-mediated processing of a C-terminal LPXTG motif.) yields MEHKSNSYKVNRQQREKVLRFSIRKYSFGAASVAVAALMFLGARVASADSVSETTAPSTAGVVSPKDEAKSPQGIAEPTGNKVDEVNKSLETQVPTVDKTKLRKVVEELNSLLSTKLNLDASVVSPVKDRLQKGKEALENSDLAQKDIDELVEVLSKDVTVLSAAKESTEVQVDKTEKQAEKPASQPSSEVSAIEESQTVSAKKEALKVSVDQLQAAVLELPEHETSKEVLEKANELLGLAQDVLQNTTVSLTDVEQMNKLVKRMFISVKNATTRLSSGSRDSRNGQSMGQGSGLRSAAIDKTTIRGQLGIVIANSGFITGYATPSSTIEIKQNGKTLVTSKLDDSGAFKLNAPGIKVGSTVTLVVNGKTVDTVVVSEANTVSFNDSLAYVKQVDGYTAAESDVEITVGGRKYKTKSQSNGYFTVDVDAQLMTKGAEVTAVVTKDGKVVGRGTSIVREAKVTDFGVGWTENPMINYSERDVFSPDTKQYAFVSKGKANQAYDNIRVYREMRVEDNGNKYYYWMVDSGPAANAQAGLSKKISLAIPRTVGDPYDFTYTKYVNGQQTSHKEYSSASAWEYENPAYRAYVKDGVRRSGASYTENTDAWMDYIEPSNGWRKNIYRKNSGDGTEPNADAFPRVLDMLGIKKNGLEYNLVRGVIEDKLNVVAGQRTIMTFKTKVLEGDELDQSIMSDWVNKDKSNPMVSEIKSRLANDPYLAYGGYTLGGKPRYYSGQNAIIGTLPLRPEEATNFNFKPVSKEQTTKVGVIPPAIDSIKNKSEMPAGTTYRWFKDPDVSKTTAPGKPVYGKVEVVIPQRGTYIVDVPVHVVDTKAQTPVATAKDNGDVTAKPQDSKKVDKIKVSFTGEDNKPKTAEGTKGTNGKWTVNNPDVRIDPNTGEITIPANKVKDLTEVTAVTKNGNGADSDPAKATAKDVQKPQATLNGITLTETANTPIFTVYRGADFNPELKVWDNSGTISKVTVGNLPGGVSASNFTAQTGKDGSSEDKKYKTRLSSGRVLDTQTLGEHTATLHVEGSSATDSRDLKFKYRVVDIATKNLENGVAKVPVGSTLNVPNSRTNVDAHNYLKVVDSQDQSDRGNSHLPQGMTWTWKAGDNLDPGTTLDNSGKYTRNATAQFPSSVTDNNSTTRTTFAPTEIKRPVVLAVTPTAPSVVANENGSVTVTPPTRPNGNTPQDIDTITLTYTPTGKTTPETVTVAKSGNNWTVNGKTTDKVSVTPAGVVTISDLEVADGKEVTAKVSKRIDNNVVLESPVAKVTSKSSKPAKPVAVAKDNGDVTGKPQDPAKADKITVSYTGEDNQPKTAVGTKDPKGKWTVNTPEVQINPNTGEITIPENKVKDGQK; encoded by the coding sequence ATGGAACACAAATCGAATTCATATAAAGTAAATCGACAACAACGTGAAAAAGTCTTGCGCTTTTCTATTCGTAAATACAGTTTCGGTGCGGCTTCAGTTGCTGTAGCAGCGCTGATGTTTTTGGGTGCACGCGTTGCGAGTGCGGATAGTGTAAGCGAAACTACTGCACCATCTACTGCGGGTGTAGTAAGTCCTAAAGATGAGGCCAAGTCGCCTCAAGGTATTGCGGAACCTACTGGAAACAAAGTAGATGAAGTAAATAAATCCTTGGAAACTCAAGTGCCTACAGTTGATAAAACTAAGTTGAGAAAAGTAGTTGAAGAACTAAATTCTCTTCTTTCAACTAAATTAAACCTTGACGCTTCAGTAGTCTCACCTGTTAAAGACAGACTTCAAAAAGGGAAAGAAGCCCTAGAAAATTCTGACCTAGCTCAAAAGGATATTGATGAGCTTGTAGAAGTCTTGTCTAAAGATGTGACAGTTTTATCAGCTGCCAAGGAATCAACTGAGGTTCAAGTAGATAAAACTGAGAAGCAGGCTGAAAAACCAGCGAGCCAACCTTCTTCTGAAGTAAGCGCAATCGAAGAGAGTCAAACTGTATCAGCTAAAAAAGAAGCCTTGAAAGTATCTGTAGATCAATTGCAGGCAGCTGTTTTGGAATTGCCTGAGCATGAGACTAGCAAAGAAGTTCTTGAAAAAGCCAATGAACTATTGGGCTTGGCTCAGGATGTTCTTCAGAATACTACAGTCTCTCTAACAGATGTTGAACAAATGAACAAACTTGTGAAGAGAATGTTTATTTCTGTTAAAAATGCTACAACACGTTTGAGTTCAGGATCTCGTGACTCACGTAATGGTCAAAGTATGGGTCAAGGTTCTGGTCTAAGATCGGCAGCCATTGATAAAACGACTATTCGTGGGCAACTTGGAATCGTTATAGCAAATTCTGGATTTATCACAGGATATGCGACACCATCTTCAACAATTGAAATTAAGCAAAATGGAAAAACATTGGTAACTTCAAAGCTTGATGATTCAGGTGCCTTCAAGTTAAATGCTCCTGGGATTAAAGTTGGAAGCACAGTGACATTGGTAGTGAATGGGAAAACTGTTGATACTGTAGTTGTAAGCGAAGCAAATACAGTTTCCTTCAATGATAGTCTAGCCTATGTTAAACAAGTTGATGGATATACAGCAGCGGAATCTGATGTGGAAATCACAGTAGGAGGACGAAAATATAAAACGAAGTCGCAATCTAATGGATATTTCACTGTTGATGTTGATGCTCAACTGATGACAAAAGGTGCGGAAGTCACAGCTGTAGTAACAAAAGATGGGAAAGTAGTTGGTCGTGGAACGAGTATTGTTCGTGAAGCAAAAGTAACAGACTTCGGTGTTGGTTGGACAGAAAACCCTATGATTAACTATTCAGAGCGTGATGTGTTCTCACCAGATACGAAACAGTATGCTTTCGTAAGTAAAGGAAAAGCTAATCAAGCTTATGATAACATTCGTGTGTATCGTGAGATGCGAGTTGAAGATAATGGCAACAAGTATTACTATTGGATGGTAGATTCAGGTCCAGCAGCAAATGCGCAGGCAGGATTGTCTAAAAAAATCTCACTTGCTATTCCGCGTACAGTTGGAGATCCGTATGATTTCACTTATACAAAATATGTAAATGGACAACAGACATCTCATAAAGAATATTCTAGTGCGTCAGCATGGGAGTATGAAAATCCCGCTTATCGAGCATATGTAAAAGATGGTGTCCGACGTTCGGGGGCATCTTATACTGAAAATACAGATGCTTGGATGGATTATATAGAACCATCAAATGGATGGCGTAAGAATATTTATCGAAAAAATAGCGGAGATGGGACAGAGCCTAATGCAGATGCATTCCCTCGAGTCCTAGATATGTTAGGTATCAAGAAGAACGGTCTTGAATACAACCTTGTTAGAGGTGTTATAGAAGATAAACTGAACGTAGTTGCTGGGCAACGTACAATTATGACTTTCAAAACAAAAGTTTTAGAAGGTGATGAATTGGATCAAAGTATTATGTCGGATTGGGTTAATAAAGATAAAAGTAATCCGATGGTATCAGAGATCAAATCCCGCTTAGCGAATGATCCGTATCTTGCCTACGGAGGGTATACATTGGGAGGAAAACCTCGGTATTATTCAGGTCAAAATGCCATCATCGGTACCTTGCCGTTGAGACCAGAAGAAGCAACTAACTTCAATTTCAAACCAGTATCTAAAGAGCAAACTACAAAAGTGGGAGTTATTCCTCCAGCGATTGATAGCATTAAGAATAAGTCAGAAATGCCAGCTGGAACAACCTATCGTTGGTTTAAAGATCCAGATGTGTCCAAAACTACGGCACCAGGGAAACCAGTGTATGGTAAGGTAGAAGTAGTAATCCCCCAACGTGGAACCTACATTGTGGATGTACCAGTTCATGTTGTAGATACCAAAGCTCAAACACCAGTGGCAACAGCTAAGGATAATGGGGATGTAACTGCAAAACCACAAGATTCTAAAAAAGTAGACAAAATCAAAGTAAGCTTTACAGGGGAAGATAATAAACCTAAAACAGCTGAGGGAACTAAAGGAACAAACGGCAAATGGACTGTAAATAACCCAGATGTTCGAATTGATCCAAATACAGGTGAAATCACAATCCCGGCTAATAAAGTTAAAGACTTGACAGAAGTAACAGCAGTTACGAAGAATGGAAATGGTGCGGATTCGGATCCAGCTAAAGCAACTGCAAAAGATGTCCAAAAACCACAAGCTACTTTAAATGGCATTACGCTAACAGAGACAGCCAATACACCAATCTTTACAGTCTATCGTGGTGCTGACTTTAACCCAGAGCTTAAAGTATGGGATAACTCAGGTACCATCTCAAAAGTAACAGTTGGAAATCTTCCTGGCGGAGTAAGTGCTTCTAACTTTACAGCTCAAACAGGTAAAGATGGAAGTTCAGAAGATAAGAAGTATAAAACTCGTTTATCTTCAGGTAGAGTATTAGATACTCAGACATTGGGAGAACATACTGCTACTCTTCACGTAGAAGGAAGTAGTGCTACTGACAGCCGTGACTTGAAATTCAAGTACCGTGTTGTGGATATTGCAACAAAAAATCTTGAAAATGGTGTCGCGAAAGTACCAGTTGGTTCAACATTAAATGTACCAAATAGCCGTACAAATGTTGATGCTCATAATTATCTTAAAGTTGTAGATAGCCAAGATCAAAGCGATCGTGGGAATAGCCACTTGCCTCAAGGTATGACTTGGACGTGGAAAGCTGGAGACAACTTAGATCCAGGTACTACATTAGATAATTCAGGTAAATACACTCGAAATGCTACAGCGCAATTCCCAAGTTCTGTAACAGATAACAATAGTACAACTAGAACAACATTTGCACCGACAGAAATCAAGCGTCCAGTAGTTCTTGCGGTAACGCCGACAGCGCCTAGCGTAGTAGCCAATGAAAATGGTAGTGTAACAGTTACCCCACCAACACGTCCTAATGGTAATACACCGCAAGATATTGATACAATCACACTTACTTATACACCAACAGGTAAGACTACACCAGAAACTGTAACAGTTGCAAAATCAGGAAATAACTGGACAGTCAATGGTAAGACAACCGATAAAGTATCAGTAACTCCAGCAGGTGTTGTAACAATTTCTGATCTTGAAGTTGCGGATGGTAAAGAAGTAACTGCAAAAGTTTCTAAGAGAATTGATAATAATGTAGTTCTTGAAAGTCCAGTAGCTAAAGTAACATCAAAATCTTCTAAACCAGCTAAACCAGTAGCAGTGGCGAAAGATAATGGTGATGTTACAGGTAAACCACAAGATCCAGCAAAAGCAGATAAAATTACTGTAAGCTATACTGGAGAAGATAATCAACCAAAAACAGCTGTTGGAACTAAAGATCCGAAAGGAAAATGGACAGTAAATACTCCAGAAGTACAAATCAATCCAAATACTGGAGAAATCACGATTCCGGAAAATAAAGTAAAAGACGGACAGAAGTAA